The Vidua chalybeata isolate OUT-0048 chromosome 6, bVidCha1 merged haplotype, whole genome shotgun sequence genome has a segment encoding these proteins:
- the TC2N gene encoding tandem C2 domains nuclear protein isoform X1 gives MATECIKTCCKLCFCMDKEKNDPVSMVQESEAVAASKPTIVEQPPLSSVSVKRQVGCSEDYLLSKLPLDGQEVPFVVPPFKLAYVQPKNLPSMSHAGGIKESARASFGERKAELHGAYQWPGCDVYNPFYLEHRVSPDLIRRFQAKSNSRKLYGSVSDLRPSALPGSLDVSRSMFDLRSPPHRYMKRYDSVSSVPSSSSSRKDSQGSNRSLDTITLSGDERDFGRLNVKLCYISSVEQIWITVLHCKDLSWPSSCGENPRICVKGILTLPKPVHFKSSAKEGCNDIEFMETFVFAIKLQSLQAVRLVFKIQTQTPRKKTIGECSLALRELSSQESNHWLDISPPSKAPVCRAELQIGTCFQAINRRIQLQILEAQNLPVSSTPLSSNFFVKVGMFSTEGIIYKKKTRLLKSTNGQVKWGEMMFFPVSQAEQGIGFLIKLYSKSSVRRKHFLGQIWLSSDSSNSEAVEQWKDTIANPEKVVVKWYSIGPS, from the exons ATGGCAACAGAATGTATAAAAACCTGCTGTAAATTGTGTTTCTGCatggacaaggaaaaaaatgatc cAGTTTCCATGGTGCAGGAATCTGAAGCAGTAGCTGCAAGCAAGCCAACTATTGTAGAGCAGCCTCCATTGTCTTCTGTGTCAGTGAAGCGTCAAGTTGGCTGTTCTGAAGATTATTTGCTTTCCAAACTACCCCTGGATGGTCAGGAGGTACCATTTGTGGTCCCTCCATTCAAACTGGCTTATGTACAGCCAAAGAACCTTCCCAGTATGTCACATGCTGGAGGGATTAAAG AGTCAGCCAGAGCCTCGTTTGGTGAGcggaaggcagagctgcacgGCGCGTACCAGTGGCCTGGCTGTGACGTGTACAACCCCTTCTACCTGGAGCATCGGGTTTCACCAGATCTCATCAGGCGCTTCCAAGCAAAATCAAATAGTAGGAAATTGTATGGATCAG TTAGTGATTTAAGACCCAGTGCTTTGCCTGGATCCCTTGATGTAAGTCGTTCGATGTTTGATCTCAGGAGCCCACCTCACCGATATATGAAG AGATATGATTCAGTCTCCAGTGTACCTAGCAGTTCCTCCTCCAGGAAGGATTCGCAAGGCAGTAACAGGAGTCTGG ATACTATTACATTATCAGGTGATGAACGAGACTTTGGAAGACTGAATGTGAAGTTGTGTTATATTTCTTCTGTAGAACAGATTTGGATCACAGTTTTACAT TGCAAAGACCTGAGCTGGCCTTCTAGCTGCGGGGAAAATCCTCGTATCTGTGTCAAGGGAATTCTCACACTGCCCAAGCCAGTGCATTTCAAATCTTCTGCCAAGGAGGGCTGCAAT gaCATTGAATTTATGGAAACTTTTGTTTTTGCCATTAAACTGCAAAGCCTGCAGGCTGTCAGATTGGTATTTAAAATCCAGACACAGActcccaggaaaaaaactatTGGAGAATGTTCCTTGGCACTGCGGGAGCTGAGCTCACAGGAATCCAATCATTGGCTGGATATATCTCCTCCTTCCAAAGCACCT GTGTGCCGTGCAGAACTTCAAATAGGAACTTGTTTTCAAGCAATAAACAGGAGGATACAGTTACAGATTCTTGAAGCACAAAACCTTCCTGTTTCATCCACGCCACTGTCTTCAA ATTTCTTTGTGAAAGTTGGAATGTTTAGTACAGAAGGGATCATCTATAAAAAGAAGACTCGCCTTCTGAAGTCCACTAATGGCCAAGTGAAGTGGGGAGAAATGATGTTTTTTCCAGTTAGCCAAGCAGAACAAGGAATTGGTTTTCTCATCAAGCTCTACAGCAAAAGCTCAGTGAGAAGAAAACACTTCCTAGGACAG ATCTGGTTAAGTTCCGATAGCAGCAACAGTGAAGCAGTAGAGCAGTGGAAAGATACCATTGCAAATCCTGAAAAAGTTGTTGTTAAATGGTACAGCATTGGCCCATCTTGA
- the TC2N gene encoding tandem C2 domains nuclear protein isoform X2, which translates to MATECIKTCCKLCFCMDKEKNDLSMVQESEAVAASKPTIVEQPPLSSVSVKRQVGCSEDYLLSKLPLDGQEVPFVVPPFKLAYVQPKNLPSMSHAGGIKESARASFGERKAELHGAYQWPGCDVYNPFYLEHRVSPDLIRRFQAKSNSRKLYGSVSDLRPSALPGSLDVSRSMFDLRSPPHRYMKRYDSVSSVPSSSSSRKDSQGSNRSLDTITLSGDERDFGRLNVKLCYISSVEQIWITVLHCKDLSWPSSCGENPRICVKGILTLPKPVHFKSSAKEGCNDIEFMETFVFAIKLQSLQAVRLVFKIQTQTPRKKTIGECSLALRELSSQESNHWLDISPPSKAPVCRAELQIGTCFQAINRRIQLQILEAQNLPVSSTPLSSNFFVKVGMFSTEGIIYKKKTRLLKSTNGQVKWGEMMFFPVSQAEQGIGFLIKLYSKSSVRRKHFLGQIWLSSDSSNSEAVEQWKDTIANPEKVVVKWYSIGPS; encoded by the exons ATGGCAACAGAATGTATAAAAACCTGCTGTAAATTGTGTTTCTGCatggacaaggaaaaaaatgatc TTTCCATGGTGCAGGAATCTGAAGCAGTAGCTGCAAGCAAGCCAACTATTGTAGAGCAGCCTCCATTGTCTTCTGTGTCAGTGAAGCGTCAAGTTGGCTGTTCTGAAGATTATTTGCTTTCCAAACTACCCCTGGATGGTCAGGAGGTACCATTTGTGGTCCCTCCATTCAAACTGGCTTATGTACAGCCAAAGAACCTTCCCAGTATGTCACATGCTGGAGGGATTAAAG AGTCAGCCAGAGCCTCGTTTGGTGAGcggaaggcagagctgcacgGCGCGTACCAGTGGCCTGGCTGTGACGTGTACAACCCCTTCTACCTGGAGCATCGGGTTTCACCAGATCTCATCAGGCGCTTCCAAGCAAAATCAAATAGTAGGAAATTGTATGGATCAG TTAGTGATTTAAGACCCAGTGCTTTGCCTGGATCCCTTGATGTAAGTCGTTCGATGTTTGATCTCAGGAGCCCACCTCACCGATATATGAAG AGATATGATTCAGTCTCCAGTGTACCTAGCAGTTCCTCCTCCAGGAAGGATTCGCAAGGCAGTAACAGGAGTCTGG ATACTATTACATTATCAGGTGATGAACGAGACTTTGGAAGACTGAATGTGAAGTTGTGTTATATTTCTTCTGTAGAACAGATTTGGATCACAGTTTTACAT TGCAAAGACCTGAGCTGGCCTTCTAGCTGCGGGGAAAATCCTCGTATCTGTGTCAAGGGAATTCTCACACTGCCCAAGCCAGTGCATTTCAAATCTTCTGCCAAGGAGGGCTGCAAT gaCATTGAATTTATGGAAACTTTTGTTTTTGCCATTAAACTGCAAAGCCTGCAGGCTGTCAGATTGGTATTTAAAATCCAGACACAGActcccaggaaaaaaactatTGGAGAATGTTCCTTGGCACTGCGGGAGCTGAGCTCACAGGAATCCAATCATTGGCTGGATATATCTCCTCCTTCCAAAGCACCT GTGTGCCGTGCAGAACTTCAAATAGGAACTTGTTTTCAAGCAATAAACAGGAGGATACAGTTACAGATTCTTGAAGCACAAAACCTTCCTGTTTCATCCACGCCACTGTCTTCAA ATTTCTTTGTGAAAGTTGGAATGTTTAGTACAGAAGGGATCATCTATAAAAAGAAGACTCGCCTTCTGAAGTCCACTAATGGCCAAGTGAAGTGGGGAGAAATGATGTTTTTTCCAGTTAGCCAAGCAGAACAAGGAATTGGTTTTCTCATCAAGCTCTACAGCAAAAGCTCAGTGAGAAGAAAACACTTCCTAGGACAG ATCTGGTTAAGTTCCGATAGCAGCAACAGTGAAGCAGTAGAGCAGTGGAAAGATACCATTGCAAATCCTGAAAAAGTTGTTGTTAAATGGTACAGCATTGGCCCATCTTGA
- the TC2N gene encoding tandem C2 domains nuclear protein isoform X3 → MATECIKTCCKLCFCMDKEKNDQSARASFGERKAELHGAYQWPGCDVYNPFYLEHRVSPDLIRRFQAKSNSRKLYGSVSDLRPSALPGSLDVSRSMFDLRSPPHRYMKRYDSVSSVPSSSSSRKDSQGSNRSLDTITLSGDERDFGRLNVKLCYISSVEQIWITVLHCKDLSWPSSCGENPRICVKGILTLPKPVHFKSSAKEGCNDIEFMETFVFAIKLQSLQAVRLVFKIQTQTPRKKTIGECSLALRELSSQESNHWLDISPPSKAPVCRAELQIGTCFQAINRRIQLQILEAQNLPVSSTPLSSNFFVKVGMFSTEGIIYKKKTRLLKSTNGQVKWGEMMFFPVSQAEQGIGFLIKLYSKSSVRRKHFLGQIWLSSDSSNSEAVEQWKDTIANPEKVVVKWYSIGPS, encoded by the exons ATGGCAACAGAATGTATAAAAACCTGCTGTAAATTGTGTTTCTGCatggacaaggaaaaaaatgatc AGTCAGCCAGAGCCTCGTTTGGTGAGcggaaggcagagctgcacgGCGCGTACCAGTGGCCTGGCTGTGACGTGTACAACCCCTTCTACCTGGAGCATCGGGTTTCACCAGATCTCATCAGGCGCTTCCAAGCAAAATCAAATAGTAGGAAATTGTATGGATCAG TTAGTGATTTAAGACCCAGTGCTTTGCCTGGATCCCTTGATGTAAGTCGTTCGATGTTTGATCTCAGGAGCCCACCTCACCGATATATGAAG AGATATGATTCAGTCTCCAGTGTACCTAGCAGTTCCTCCTCCAGGAAGGATTCGCAAGGCAGTAACAGGAGTCTGG ATACTATTACATTATCAGGTGATGAACGAGACTTTGGAAGACTGAATGTGAAGTTGTGTTATATTTCTTCTGTAGAACAGATTTGGATCACAGTTTTACAT TGCAAAGACCTGAGCTGGCCTTCTAGCTGCGGGGAAAATCCTCGTATCTGTGTCAAGGGAATTCTCACACTGCCCAAGCCAGTGCATTTCAAATCTTCTGCCAAGGAGGGCTGCAAT gaCATTGAATTTATGGAAACTTTTGTTTTTGCCATTAAACTGCAAAGCCTGCAGGCTGTCAGATTGGTATTTAAAATCCAGACACAGActcccaggaaaaaaactatTGGAGAATGTTCCTTGGCACTGCGGGAGCTGAGCTCACAGGAATCCAATCATTGGCTGGATATATCTCCTCCTTCCAAAGCACCT GTGTGCCGTGCAGAACTTCAAATAGGAACTTGTTTTCAAGCAATAAACAGGAGGATACAGTTACAGATTCTTGAAGCACAAAACCTTCCTGTTTCATCCACGCCACTGTCTTCAA ATTTCTTTGTGAAAGTTGGAATGTTTAGTACAGAAGGGATCATCTATAAAAAGAAGACTCGCCTTCTGAAGTCCACTAATGGCCAAGTGAAGTGGGGAGAAATGATGTTTTTTCCAGTTAGCCAAGCAGAACAAGGAATTGGTTTTCTCATCAAGCTCTACAGCAAAAGCTCAGTGAGAAGAAAACACTTCCTAGGACAG ATCTGGTTAAGTTCCGATAGCAGCAACAGTGAAGCAGTAGAGCAGTGGAAAGATACCATTGCAAATCCTGAAAAAGTTGTTGTTAAATGGTACAGCATTGGCCCATCTTGA